A window of Mytilus edulis chromosome 10, xbMytEdul2.2, whole genome shotgun sequence contains these coding sequences:
- the LOC139492005 gene encoding uncharacterized protein, whose protein sequence is MTWHQIQKMKNAYGKQKAGPSRQSKKRKPVENLTQNRPPPFLDLPTLLILVTVTISLTTLLSSPFRGSVAARRPHTTPVTSVTKLATSRGTAQKQQTNQPLETCQSEKIQDEYISFVDNLMLFGHSNVLFQHVKYFDNIDFSKIAKGVKSSLFKHIEFWKHIGANKFVLDTIEKGYIIPFMKQPPPMKFRNNKSALKNSLFVNEAITELISNGCILEVPFQPFVVNPLSVATQKTGKKRLILDLSELNFYVLKNKVKFEDWKIAMEFFQKDHFLIKFDLKSGYFHLDICKEQQTYLGFSWNNKFYCFSVLAFGLSSAPYIFTKCLRPMVKYWRENGVNIVLYLDDGLGMDEGYKNCKDTSEFVKSSLKLAGFIVNEEKSIFEPVQCLEWLGLIWDSKDFTLKVPELRIKDTKNSLDIILKSFSNLNARMLAQFAGRIISMSPVMDASNVALGAFIRFADVFSTGRWSKDKIPQNEALSNLAKCLPDYCLNSRADNTRKKYRYAFNSFCKWCNLFNIKPLPASDYNVSLYLIHLRKNYNSSAKIDEAYYAIQWTHKLAGYVNPCDSFLCTSVKEGTQRSIGHHIVNKKEPITPHILNQLVLKYGNTNSTLNHRRIACMCLVSYAGFLRFSELVNLKRSDVSFHSLYMSLFIEKSKTDQQRAGTHVFISKTYSVTCPVQMLETYLNQANIKHDSVEFIFRSVLYRKKTNTYVLRGHAPLSYTRAREVLLEALESLGLDKSKFGLHSLRAGGATAAAAAGIQDRIFKKHGRWSSDTAKDGYVRENISEKLLVTKNLGL, encoded by the exons ATGACCTGGCATCAGATTCAGAAGATGAAAAACGCTTACGGCAAGCAGAAAGCAGGGCCCTCAAGAcaatcaaagaaaagaaaacccGTGGAAAACCTTACTCAAAACCGTCCGCCACCGTTTCTAGACCTGCCAACCCTACTGATACTAGTAACAGTTACTATCAGCCTTACAACGCTACTCAGCAGCCCTTTCCGAGGTTCCGTCGCCGCGAGGCGACCCCATACGACACCTGTTACGAGTGTCACCAAACTGGCCACTTCAAGAGGAACTGCCCAAAAGCAACAAACAAACCAACCTTTGGAAACTTGTCAAAGTGAAAAGATACAAGATGAGTATATTTCTTTTGTTGACAATTTAATGCTATTTGGTCATAGTAATGTTCTCTTtcaacatgttaaatattttgataatatagattTTTCAAAAATCGCCAAAGGagtaaaatcaagcttatttaAACATATAGAGTTTTGGAAACACATTGGGGCCAACAAATTTGTGTTGGACACCATTGAAAAGGGTTATATAATTCCATTTATGAAACAACCCCCTCCAATGAAATTTCGGAATAATAAATCTGctttaaaaaatagtttgtttgtaaATGAAGCGATAACTGAGTTAATTAGCAATGGCTGTATTCTAGAAGTACCATTTCAACCATTCGTCGTTAATCCTCTCAGTGTTGCTACACAAAAGACTGGTAAAAAGCGTTTGATTTTAGATTTAAGTGAATTGAATTTCTATGTTTTGAAAAACAAGGTAAAATTTGAAGATTGGAAAATTGCAATGGAATTCTTCCAAAAAGATCATTTtctaattaaatttgatttaaaatctggATATTTTCATTTGGACATCTGTAAAGAACAACAAACATATTTAGGTTTTTCCTGGAATAACAAGTTTTACTGCTTTTCTGTATTAGCTTTTGGTTTGAGTAGCGCCCCCTATATATTCACTAAATGTTTGAGACCAATGGTAAAGTATTGGCGAGAAAATGGTGTTAATATTGTTCTTTATCTGGACGATGGATTAGGCATGGATGAAGgttataaaaattgtaaagataCTTCTGAATTTGTAAAGTCATCACTTAAACTGGCTGGATTTATTGTCAATgaagaaaaatcaatttttgaacCGGTTCAGTGTTTAGAATGGTTAGGATTGATTTGGGATTCTAAAGATTTTACTTTAAAGGTGCCAGAGCTCAGAATTAAAGACACTAAAAATTCTCTTGATATTATActaaaatcattttcaaatttgaacGCACGTATGCTGGCTCAATTTGCCGGAAGAATTATATCAATGTCACCAGTTATGG ATGCAAGTAATGTAGCTTTAGGTGC atttatacgttTTGCAGATGTTTTTAGTACTGGTCGTTGGTCTAAGGATAAAATACCACAGAATGAAGCTCTTAGCAATCTTGCAAAATGTCTTCCAGATTATTGTTTAAATTCTAGAGCTGATAATACTAGAAAGAAATACAGGTATGCATTTAATAGCTTTTGTAAATGgtgtaatttatttaatataaagcCTTTACCGGCATCAGATTACAATGTCTCATTATATTTGATTCACTTACGAAAAAATTATAATTCTTCTGCAAAGATAGATGAAGCATATTATGCCATTCAATGGACACACAAATTAGCTGGATATGTAAATCCTTGTGATTCTTTTCTTTGTACTTCCGTAAAAGAAGGTACACAAAGGTCAATCGGTCATCACATTGTAAACAAGAAGGAACCAATAACTCCTCATATTCTTAATCAACTGGTTTTGAAATACGGCAATACAAATAGTACTTTAAATCATAGAAGAATAGCATGTATGTGTCTCGTTAGCTATGCCGGATTTTTAAGATTTTCAGAATTAGTTAATTTAAAAAGGTCAgatgtttcatttcattcattataTATGTCTTTATTCATCGaaaaaagcaaaacggaccaaCAAAGAGCAGGAActcatgtttttatttccaaAACATATTCGGTTACCTGTCCAGTCCAAATGTTAGAGACATACTTGAACCAAGCGAACATTAAACACGATTCTGTAGAATTCATATTTAGATCAGTTTTATATCGTAAAAAGACTAACACGTACGTGCTAAGGGGTCATGCGCCTTTGTCTTATACAAGAGCCAGAGAAGTACTGTTAGAGGCTTTAGAATCTTTGGGATTAGACAAATCAAAATTTGGTTTGCATAGTTTAAGAGCAGGTGGAGCAACAGCTGCGGCTGCTGCTGGTATTCAAGATAGAATATTTAAGAAACACGGTAGATGGTCTTCAGATACAGCAAAAGACGGATATGTGCGTGAAAATATTTCTGAAAAACTACTCGTTACTAAGAATCTTGGCTTGTAA